A single genomic interval of Patescibacteria group bacterium harbors:
- a CDS encoding Wzz/FepE/Etk N-terminal domain-containing protein translates to MENQEKNYNNEEKIDLRDYINVVLKRKWAIITIFLVIAIVSVIINLRLPQTFEAVTLVKLGQIKNQDALVNLENVADIKDIFSRKTILETIATKLNFPSTISQAKVAKMFSIEQGDGSSFLKIKGFGQTPQKAAEVSNLIAELLIQRHQNLFLEAEKTFNLEIKTIAANQEKIKKDIEQTKTEIIRLNNDVKFYTKEISERAEAQSEGQGRITEAYIQLLANTKNQKDQKEQQISDLEQQLISLNQNLQQKEYEKTYQVKSTTIEVPATPPDIRIAPKRTQNVAIAGILGLFISLLWAFGAEYFSKSKQA, encoded by the coding sequence ATGGAAAATCAAGAAAAAAATTACAATAATGAAGAAAAAATTGATTTAAGAGATTATATTAATGTTGTCCTAAAAAGAAAATGGGCAATTATTACTATTTTCCTCGTTATAGCCATTGTTTCGGTAATAATCAACCTGCGGCTCCCCCAAACTTTTGAGGCGGTGACCTTGGTTAAATTGGGACAGATAAAAAATCAAGATGCATTGGTTAATTTAGAAAATGTAGCTGATATTAAAGATATTTTTTCTCGCAAAACTATTTTAGAAACAATTGCCACAAAATTAAATTTTCCATCTACGATTTCGCAAGCAAAAGTGGCTAAAATGTTTTCCATAGAACAGGGAGACGGATCATCTTTTTTAAAAATAAAAGGATTTGGACAAACACCGCAAAAAGCGGCGGAGGTGTCCAATCTAATCGCGGAATTATTGATTCAACGACATCAAAACTTATTTTTAGAAGCCGAAAAAACTTTTAATCTGGAAATAAAAACTATTGCCGCTAATCAAGAAAAAATTAAAAAAGATATTGAACAAACAAAAACAGAAATAATCCGCCTTAATAATGATGTAAAATTTTATACCAAAGAAATCAGCGAGCGAGCCGAAGCGCAATCTGAGGGTCAAGGCCGAATAACTGAGGCCTATATTCAACTTTTAGCAAATACTAAAAACCAAAAAGATCAAAAAGAACAGCAAATTTCTGATCTTGAACAGCAATTAATCAGTCTTAATCAAAATCTTCAACAAAAAGAATACGAAAAAACTTATCAAGTAAAGTCAACAACCATTGAAGTGCCTGCCACCCCGCCCGATATAAGAATCGCACCCAAAAGAACGCAAAACGTGGCGATTGCCGGAATTCTTGGATTATTTATTAGCCTTCTCTGGGCATTTGGCGCTGAATATTTCAGTAAAAGCAAACAAGCATAA
- a CDS encoding nucleoside-diphosphate sugar epimerase/dehydratase, with protein sequence MVLEKLKQKIFARTTAKRTFFFLLGDVAFIILACWLSFLLRFDGKIPVQYIPMIKGFIELTIPLIIFFFWLEKLYAISWSFVSISELFKLGRAVIISFLLIGTTIYILKIFPLFEGFPRSIIFITAFLTFFLTGGLRFSKRIYLQEFQRSAPRLRPVLIVGSDDAAEQLVRHIITSKDSPYAIVGLIDDNLMKQGVLIHGKKVLGKRIDIPKIVKKHEIKELIIASPSAPQEIIRETVKLAREAGIQKIKILPGTREILAEKVSLNQLRDVSIEDLLGREAIKIDTQAIQNFISGKTILVTGAAGSIGSHLCQEILKFNPARLIAFDQNETGLFHLGRNLNKEFPNIAKSFEIGDICDEKKINWLFETEKPNVIFHAAAYKHVPVMESHPLEAIKNNVFGTLTLAQAATKHGVDKFVLISTDKAVNPTSVMGATKQVGEMICLWLNKKNLTKFCAVRFGNVLDSQGNVVGIFEEQIKKGGPVEVTHPEMKRYFMVTSEACLLVMQAGALGQGGEVFVLDMGQPIKIVDLAKEMIRLAGYESDVDIPIVFTQMRPGEKLFEEILTNSEIPTKHEKIFMAKLSNFDEQKIIRGLEKFKQALDKMDKNSIIKILKEIIPTYK encoded by the coding sequence GCGTTTTGACGGCAAGATTCCGGTTCAATATATTCCAATGATAAAAGGATTTATTGAACTGACTATTCCGTTAATTATTTTCTTTTTTTGGCTGGAAAAACTTTATGCCATTAGTTGGTCTTTTGTTAGTATTTCAGAACTTTTTAAACTTGGACGAGCCGTAATAATCAGCTTCCTTTTAATTGGAACAACTATTTATATTTTAAAAATTTTTCCTCTTTTTGAAGGATTCCCCCGTTCTATTATTTTTATTACCGCCTTTTTAACATTTTTCTTAACCGGCGGATTACGTTTTTCTAAGAGAATTTATCTTCAAGAATTTCAACGCAGCGCTCCGCGTCTCAGGCCTGTTTTAATTGTTGGATCCGATGACGCTGCTGAACAATTAGTGCGACATATTATTACCTCCAAAGACAGCCCTTATGCTATTGTCGGCTTAATTGATGATAATCTTATGAAGCAAGGAGTGTTGATTCATGGGAAAAAAGTTTTAGGCAAAAGAATTGATATTCCGAAAATCGTTAAAAAACACGAAATTAAAGAATTAATTATTGCTTCGCCATCAGCTCCGCAAGAAATTATCAGAGAAACCGTAAAATTAGCCCGCGAAGCCGGTATTCAAAAAATTAAAATTTTACCCGGTACAAGAGAAATTTTAGCTGAAAAAGTAAGCTTAAATCAGTTGCGCGATGTCTCAATTGAAGATTTACTGGGCAGAGAAGCGATTAAAATTGACACCCAAGCTATTCAAAATTTTATTAGTGGAAAAACAATATTGGTTACCGGCGCTGCCGGTTCTATCGGCTCGCATCTTTGTCAAGAAATTTTAAAATTTAATCCTGCCCGCCTTATCGCCTTTGATCAAAATGAAACCGGACTTTTTCATCTTGGAAGAAACCTTAATAAAGAATTTCCGAATATTGCAAAAAGTTTTGAAATTGGCGATATTTGCGATGAAAAAAAAATAAATTGGCTATTTGAAACAGAAAAACCAAATGTTATTTTTCACGCTGCGGCTTATAAACATGTACCGGTAATGGAATCACATCCATTAGAAGCTATTAAAAATAACGTTTTTGGCACGTTAACATTGGCTCAAGCAGCGACAAAACATGGAGTAGATAAATTTGTTCTCATTTCTACCGATAAAGCTGTTAATCCTACCTCTGTTATGGGCGCAACTAAACAAGTCGGAGAAATGATTTGTCTTTGGTTAAATAAAAAAAATCTGACTAAATTCTGCGCTGTTCGCTTTGGTAATGTTCTGGATAGTCAAGGCAATGTGGTTGGAATTTTTGAAGAACAAATTAAAAAAGGCGGTCCAGTTGAAGTCACACATCCGGAGATGAAAAGATATTTTATGGTCACTTCCGAGGCTTGTTTATTGGTAATGCAAGCCGGCGCGCTGGGTCAAGGTGGTGAAGTTTTTGTCTTAGACATGGGTCAACCGATTAAAATAGTGGATCTGGCAAAAGAAATGATCCGTTTAGCAGGTTATGAATCTGATGTTGATATTCCTATTGTTTTTACTCAAATGCGTCCGGGTGAAAAATTATTTGAAGAAATTTTAACAAATTCCGAAATACCGACCAAACATGAAAAAATATTCATGGCCAAACTTTCTAATTTTGATGAACAAAAAATAATCCGGGGATTAGAAAAATTTAAACAAGCCCTTGATAAAATGGATAAAAATAGTATAATTAAAATATTAAAAGAAATTATTCCGACGTATAAATAA
- the recA gene encoding recombinase RecA codes for MVKKEEEKKEDKTTDRQKAAQSAIEQIQSRFGEGSIMKLGEARKMDVEVIPTGCLSLDLALGAGGVPKGRIIEIFGPEMSGKSTLALYVVAEAQKMGGVAAYVDAEHALDPEYAKKIGVKIDDLLISQPDTGEQALEIVETLVRSNGVDVIVIDSVAALTPQKEIEGEMGDSQMGLQARLMSQALRKLTAIVSKTHTCVIFINQIRMKIGVFFGNPETTTGGMALKFYSSVRIELRRLAQLKRGEDVIGNKVRVKIVKNKVAPPFTTCEFEIMYNEGISRTGDLINLGLKYNLVKKTGNTLSYGDIKLGVGQEAPKLFLKENPKIAQELKKNIIQAAKEKK; via the coding sequence ATGGTTAAAAAAGAAGAAGAAAAAAAAGAAGACAAAACAACTGATCGTCAAAAAGCCGCTCAATCGGCGATTGAACAAATACAATCCAGATTCGGCGAAGGATCAATTATGAAATTGGGTGAGGCCAGAAAAATGGACGTAGAAGTTATTCCTACCGGATGTTTATCTTTGGACTTGGCTTTGGGCGCGGGCGGAGTGCCAAAAGGAAGAATAATTGAAATTTTTGGTCCGGAAATGTCAGGTAAAAGCACTCTAGCACTTTATGTGGTGGCTGAAGCTCAAAAAATGGGCGGAGTTGCCGCTTATGTTGATGCTGAGCACGCTTTAGACCCGGAATATGCCAAAAAAATAGGAGTTAAAATTGATGATCTTTTAATTTCTCAACCAGACACCGGAGAACAGGCCTTAGAGATTGTTGAGACCTTAGTTCGCTCTAATGGCGTAGATGTGATTGTGATTGATTCTGTGGCTGCTCTGACGCCGCAAAAGGAGATTGAGGGGGAAATGGGCGATTCGCAAATGGGCTTGCAAGCGCGGTTAATGAGTCAGGCTTTAAGAAAATTGACAGCCATTGTCAGTAAAACTCACACTTGCGTTATTTTTATCAATCAAATCAGAATGAAAATTGGCGTATTTTTCGGCAATCCGGAAACCACTACCGGTGGAATGGCTCTTAAATTTTATTCTTCAGTGCGAATTGAATTGCGTCGTTTAGCCCAACTTAAAAGAGGCGAAGATGTGATAGGAAATAAGGTCAGGGTTAAAATAGTTAAAAATAAAGTTGCTCCGCCGTTTACGACCTGTGAATTTGAAATTATGTACAATGAAGGAATTTCGCGAACAGGAGATTTGATAAATCTCGGTTTGAAATATAATTTGGTTAAAAAGACAGGTAATACTTTGAGTTATGGCGATATCAAACTTGGCGTTGGCCAAGAAGCTCCTAAATTATTTTTGAAAGAAAATCCAAAAATCGCTCAAGAGCTGAAAAAGAATATTATTCAGGCGGCTAAAGAAAAGAAGTAA
- a CDS encoding glycosyltransferase family 39 protein: MIFAIFLFLRFYNLLALPIFNDEAIYLNWAKDIHSNWSENKFTSLVSIGGKPPLHYWILAMGYHWFRDPLYSGRFISILAAILSFWGVFLLTQKIFHSKLTTLIALSLYTFCPFVLLYERMALADVFISMIVIYIFYFSWLILLEIEKNKRPQNLQWIWLVIILGLLFTLGRLFKQTIFIFILVMGLILLWSILKNKFQFKKTFFLALEFILAYALSELICRLIIPTKLLAGSNFLTSFFIFNFKEFSGSFLDGWFKNLRIIGEVFIKYFTWPILAVFIIGCFRNKFWRELKIQWLIFLIFLPLIIFILISNIFYPRYFLFIAPFLIILIAFFIANLGQDLARFRYFKTTVCLLLFLLILLPSFYQDYQLLKNPLKFNWAKIDDDFVNQWSSGYAITNVGDYLVKNSTNDQLIFLDTSLGYPFAYLYLYEEKLPHLKLAQINFNLAEYVEIARKTESVKPIFILLNPDRRPEDREFEKSDICQNQKKFYQPNNISHYTLCFID, from the coding sequence TTGATTTTTGCCATTTTTCTGTTTTTAAGATTTTATAATTTATTGGCTCTGCCCATTTTTAATGACGAGGCGATTTATTTAAATTGGGCCAAAGACATTCATTCTAATTGGTCGGAAAATAAATTTACTTCTCTTGTGAGTATTGGCGGAAAGCCACCACTGCACTATTGGATTTTAGCCATGGGTTATCATTGGTTTAGGGATCCGCTTTATTCCGGTCGATTTATCTCCATTCTTGCGGCTATTTTGAGTTTTTGGGGCGTATTTTTGCTGACACAGAAGATTTTTCATTCAAAATTAACCACCCTAATCGCTCTCAGTCTTTACACTTTTTGTCCGTTTGTTTTGCTTTATGAAAGGATGGCTCTGGCGGATGTTTTTATTTCCATGATTGTGATTTATATTTTTTATTTCAGTTGGCTGATTCTTTTAGAAATAGAAAAAAATAAAAGACCCCAAAATTTGCAATGGATTTGGCTGGTAATAATTTTGGGGCTTCTTTTTACTCTAGGCCGTTTGTTTAAACAAACGATTTTTATTTTTATTTTAGTCATGGGATTAATCTTGCTTTGGAGTATTTTAAAAAATAAATTTCAATTTAAAAAAACTTTTTTTCTTGCTTTAGAATTTATTTTGGCTTATGCGTTAAGTGAACTGATTTGCCGTTTAATTATTCCGACTAAACTTTTAGCCGGAAGTAATTTTCTTACCAGTTTTTTTATTTTTAATTTTAAAGAATTCTCAGGATCATTTTTAGACGGTTGGTTTAAAAACTTGAGAATAATAGGAGAAGTTTTTATCAAATATTTTACATGGCCGATTTTAGCAGTTTTTATAATCGGCTGTTTTAGAAATAAATTTTGGCGAGAATTGAAAATTCAATGGCTGATATTTTTAATTTTTTTGCCTTTGATAATTTTTATTTTAATATCCAATATTTTTTATCCGCGTTATTTTCTTTTTATTGCGCCATTTTTAATTATTTTAATCGCTTTTTTCATCGCCAACCTCGGACAAGATTTGGCAAGATTTAGATATTTCAAGACAACTGTTTGTTTATTGCTTTTTCTATTAATTCTTTTGCCGTCTTTTTATCAAGATTATCAACTTTTAAAAAATCCGTTAAAATTTAATTGGGCTAAAATTGATGATGACTTTGTTAATCAGTGGAGCTCGGGCTATGCCATAACCAATGTGGGCGATTATTTGGTCAAAAATAGTACAAACGATCAACTTATTTTTTTGGACACATCTTTGGGTTATCCATTTGCTTATTTATATTTATACGAAGAAAAATTGCCCCATTTAAAGTTGGCTCAAATAAATTTTAATTTGGCCGAATATGTAGAAATTGCCCGAAAAACAGAATCTGTTAAACCGATTTTTATTTTATTAAATCCTGATCGGCGGCCAGAAGATAGAGAATTTGAAAAAAGCGATATCTGTCAAAATCAAAAAAAATTTTACCAACCGAATAATATTAGTCACTACACACTTTGTTTCATTGATTGA
- the gmd gene encoding GDP-mannose 4,6-dehydratase produces MKNKKIAFITGITGQDGSYLAELLLDKGYEVHGLVRRSSNSNLERIQYLLDNPIYQKRIFLHWGDLSDASRLFHLIQDIRPTEIYNLAAQSDVRISFDMPAYTADVTAVGVLRILEAIRKIDKKIKFYQASSSEIFGKIKEFPQSEKTEFHPRSPYGVAKLYGYWITKNYRESYGIFACNGILFNHESERRGDNFVTRKITKAVARIKLGLQKDLIMGNLDAQRDWGYAPEYVKAMYLMLQQKKADDFVIATGETHSVKEFIEAAFKSAGLDWKKYVKQDKKYLRPAEVDILCGNIAKAKKVLNWQPKIKFKELVKIMVESDIELAKKELKK; encoded by the coding sequence ATGAAAAATAAAAAAATAGCTTTTATTACCGGTATAACGGGCCAAGACGGCTCTTATTTGGCGGAATTGCTTTTAGACAAAGGATATGAAGTGCATGGATTGGTTCGTCGAAGCAGTAATTCCAATTTGGAAAGAATTCAATATTTATTGGATAATCCTATTTATCAAAAAAGAATTTTTCTTCATTGGGGTGATTTATCTGATGCCAGCCGTCTTTTTCATTTAATTCAAGATATCAGACCGACTGAAATTTATAATTTGGCCGCTCAAAGCGATGTTAGAATCAGTTTTGACATGCCGGCTTATACAGCCGACGTAACAGCGGTCGGAGTTTTAAGAATTTTGGAAGCTATCAGAAAAATAGATAAAAAAATTAAATTTTATCAAGCCAGTTCAAGCGAAATATTCGGTAAAATTAAAGAATTTCCTCAAAGCGAAAAAACCGAATTTCATCCGCGCAGCCCTTACGGCGTGGCGAAACTTTACGGTTATTGGATAACAAAAAATTATCGCGAAAGTTATGGTATTTTTGCTTGCAATGGCATTTTATTCAATCATGAATCTGAGCGCAGGGGAGATAATTTTGTTACGCGGAAAATAACTAAGGCCGTGGCCAGAATCAAATTGGGATTGCAAAAAGATTTAATAATGGGAAATTTGGATGCTCAACGCGATTGGGGTTATGCGCCGGAATATGTCAAAGCGATGTATTTAATGCTGCAACAGAAAAAAGCGGATGATTTTGTGATCGCGACAGGCGAGACACATTCGGTTAAGGAATTTATTGAAGCAGCATTCAAATCCGCGGGGTTAGATTGGAAAAAATATGTTAAGCAAGATAAAAAATATTTGCGTCCGGCTGAAGTTGATATTTTGTGCGGCAATATTGCCAAAGCAAAAAAAGTTTTAAATTGGCAGCCCAAAATTAAATTTAAAGAATTGGTGAAAATAATGGTTGAGTCAGACATTGAATTAGCAAAAAAAGAACTTAAAAAATAA
- a CDS encoding helix-turn-helix domain-containing protein, translated as MAFRTQSIKFESLGTILRDKRISESWSLEDVEKKIGVPAKYLQCIEEDEFYKLPSPTYTRGFLLQYAELLRFNPEEVVNLWKKEYSYSAIKETKNKRVRKLPLVEFGKEKFFDIFNSRYFFIGLVSLGVLLYLFFGIKKLMFPPEIQLFSPRTNLVTQETALVIEGKVGEGVDVFINKQKIEDMTDNYFKVKLELERGINNIEISAKKKYSRERIIKRQIIVE; from the coding sequence ATGGCTTTTAGAACTCAATCCATTAAATTTGAAAGTTTGGGCACCATTTTGCGCGATAAAAGAATATCAGAAAGTTGGAGCTTGGAAGATGTTGAAAAAAAAATAGGCGTGCCGGCTAAATATTTACAATGCATAGAAGAAGACGAATTTTATAAATTGCCCAGTCCGACTTACACCAGAGGATTTTTATTGCAATATGCCGAATTATTGAGATTTAATCCGGAGGAAGTTGTTAATTTGTGGAAAAAAGAATATTCTTATTCGGCTATAAAAGAAACAAAAAACAAGAGAGTCAGAAAGTTGCCCTTGGTTGAATTCGGCAAAGAAAAATTTTTTGATATTTTCAATTCAAGATATTTTTTTATAGGTTTGGTTTCGTTGGGAGTTCTTCTTTATCTTTTTTTCGGTATAAAAAAATTAATGTTTCCGCCGGAGATTCAGCTTTTTTCGCCCAGAACAAATTTGGTTACTCAAGAAACTGCCTTGGTGATTGAAGGGAAGGTGGGCGAAGGAGTGGATGTATTTATTAACAAGCAAAAGATTGAAGATATGACAGATAATTATTTTAAGGTGAAATTGGAACTTGAGAGAGGCATAAATAATATTGAAATTTCGGCCAAAAAGAAATATTCAAGAGAACGAATCATTAAGCGCCAAATTATTGTAGAATAA
- a CDS encoding DNA translocase FtsK, producing MKKKELKKSKEKLNFSSLSPTRRLVLAIVLFTLAIILLLGLCGLAGVAGELLSVGLKIILGWASWTIPIALAIVGIMCLNHEKIQEIYPKRPFGIRLAGLFFSVIMLAAIFHIHFVDNKLALAAYKGGGYIGYGIGYVIVNTFGIWASWVIFVCAFAIGGIIAFSNLKKKLSKEELEAEAEKKKENLAQAGFQSLKAILAKKDKLVLKPDNEKNKILEKTEDNLKLSKGIAGFGSTKIRPKIELPLDLLDSSSEKPNSGDIKNNKLIIQKTLESFGIPVEMGEVKTGPTVTQYTLKPADGVKISQITGLQNDLALALAAHPIRIEAPIPGQSLVGIEIPNKQKAVVRLREVFESAEFRKNKTNLSLAIGKDVAGDIWFGDLGKMPHLLVAGSTGSGKTVMLNSVIVNLIYQNTPEDLKFIFIDPKRVELTLYNDLPHLLTPVITDVNKTINALKWSIKEMERRFEVMSQAQKRDIFAYNKDAKTKMPFIVVVIDELADLMITSPQEVEACIIRLSQMARATGIHLIMATQRPSVDIITGLIKANITSRIAFSVASMTDSRTILDFSGAEKLLGRGDMLFISSELSKPKRLQGAYVSDEEIKRIVEYLRNVAKPEYQDEIVAPPQNESGNNLSDLVEDEMLSDAREVVIQAGKASASLLQRRLRIGYARAARLLDLLEEEETIGPGEGAKPRDVYKKMPND from the coding sequence ATGAAGAAAAAAGAACTGAAGAAATCAAAAGAAAAACTTAATTTTTCATCTTTATCGCCGACGCGTCGGCTGGTTTTGGCCATAGTTTTGTTTACTTTGGCCATTATTTTATTATTGGGATTATGCGGTTTAGCCGGAGTGGCGGGCGAACTCTTGTCTGTCGGCCTTAAAATTATCTTGGGCTGGGCGAGTTGGACAATTCCAATTGCTTTGGCGATTGTCGGAATAATGTGCCTTAATCATGAAAAAATTCAGGAGATTTATCCTAAAAGACCTTTTGGGATAAGATTGGCCGGATTATTTTTCTCAGTTATTATGTTGGCGGCCATTTTTCATATTCATTTTGTGGATAATAAATTAGCCCTTGCGGCCTACAAAGGAGGCGGATATATCGGTTATGGAATAGGTTATGTGATTGTTAACACATTTGGAATTTGGGCGAGCTGGGTGATTTTCGTCTGCGCTTTCGCAATTGGCGGAATTATCGCTTTTTCAAATTTAAAGAAAAAATTATCAAAAGAAGAATTGGAAGCGGAAGCGGAAAAAAAGAAAGAAAATCTTGCTCAGGCGGGTTTTCAAAGTTTGAAGGCGATTCTGGCCAAAAAAGATAAATTGGTTTTAAAACCTGATAATGAAAAAAATAAAATTTTAGAAAAAACTGAAGACAATTTAAAATTGTCCAAAGGAATTGCCGGTTTTGGTTCAACAAAAATTCGTCCCAAGATTGAACTGCCTTTGGATTTATTGGATTCCAGTTCTGAGAAACCCAATTCAGGGGATATAAAAAATAATAAATTGATTATTCAAAAAACTTTGGAAAGTTTTGGCATTCCGGTGGAAATGGGAGAAGTGAAAACCGGTCCGACGGTCACTCAATATACTTTAAAACCGGCTGATGGCGTAAAAATTTCGCAAATTACGGGCTTGCAGAATGATTTGGCTTTGGCCCTAGCCGCTCATCCGATTAGAATTGAAGCGCCGATTCCGGGTCAATCTTTGGTTGGAATTGAAATACCGAACAAGCAAAAAGCAGTTGTCAGATTAAGAGAAGTTTTTGAGAGCGCTGAGTTTAGAAAAAATAAAACGAATTTATCGTTAGCCATAGGCAAAGATGTGGCGGGCGATATATGGTTTGGAGACTTGGGAAAAATGCCGCACTTGTTGGTGGCCGGTTCAACCGGAAGCGGAAAAACCGTAATGCTTAATTCGGTTATCGTAAATTTGATTTATCAAAATACTCCCGAAGATTTGAAATTTATTTTCATTGATCCAAAAAGAGTGGAACTTACTTTATATAATGACTTGCCTCATTTGTTGACGCCGGTTATCACCGATGTTAATAAAACCATTAACGCTTTAAAATGGTCAATCAAAGAAATGGAGCGACGTTTTGAAGTGATGAGTCAGGCTCAAAAAAGAGATATCTTTGCTTACAATAAAGATGCCAAAACAAAAATGCCGTTTATCGTGGTGGTGATTGACGAATTGGCTGATTTAATGATCACTTCGCCACAGGAAGTCGAAGCTTGCATTATCAGGCTGTCTCAGATGGCCAGGGCGACCGGAATTCACTTAATAATGGCCACCCAGCGTCCGTCAGTGGATATTATCACCGGTTTGATCAAGGCCAATATTACTTCCAGAATAGCTTTCTCAGTGGCCTCAATGACTGATTCAAGAACAATTTTGGATTTCTCAGGCGCGGAAAAATTATTGGGCCGCGGCGACATGTTGTTTATTTCATCGGAATTATCCAAACCAAAAAGATTGCAAGGTGCTTATGTCTCAGATGAAGAAATCAAAAGAATTGTTGAATATTTAAGAAATGTCGCCAAACCGGAATATCAAGATGAAATTGTTGCGCCTCCGCAAAACGAATCGGGAAATAATTTAAGCGATTTAGTGGAAGATGAAATGCTGTCAGACGCCAGAGAAGTGGTTATTCAAGCCGGCAAGGCCTCTGCTTCGCTTTTACAAAGAAGATTGAGAATCGGTTATGCCAGAGCGGCGAGATTATTGGATTTATTGGAAGAAGAAGAAACAATCGGACCCGGTGAAGGAGCCAAGCCGAGAGATGTTTACAAGAAAATGCCTAATGACTAA
- a CDS encoding four helix bundle protein, whose protein sequence is MAKNKYDLEERTAKFGEEIIKFAKKIPENAVNKPLIPQLVRAGTSVGANYCEADNAESKKDFKHKIGICKKESRETKHWLRIIVIAAPELKEEARILWQEAKELNLIFNAIVHSINNK, encoded by the coding sequence ATGGCTAAAAACAAATACGATTTAGAAGAAAGAACAGCAAAATTTGGCGAAGAAATCATTAAGTTTGCTAAGAAAATTCCAGAAAATGCGGTTAATAAACCTTTAATACCGCAATTAGTTAGAGCAGGAACTAGCGTAGGAGCAAATTATTGTGAAGCTGATAATGCTGAATCTAAAAAGGATTTTAAACACAAAATTGGAATTTGCAAAAAAGAATCAAGAGAAACCAAACATTGGTTGAGAATAATAGTTATTGCTGCGCCCGAACTAAAGGAAGAGGCAAGAATTTTATGGCAAGAAGCAAAAGAATTAAATTTGATTTTTAATGCCATTGTTCATTCAATAAACAATAAATGA